cagatgtttgaatGTATAGATGGAAATTCTAAAATGTTAAGCATTTACTGTAGGCTATGAAGGCAGTTctgcactgtatgtgtgtctgatgtgtgtcAATATATAAGCCTCCCAACTCACATGCGCAGATCCTATCACGTAATAGATTTTTCAGAATACAATAAAGTACGTTTGACCTCTGTGTGAGCACAAAGGCGAGGCAATTCAGAATGATCTCAGTGGAGAATTTCCATTTTATAAATCCCTCATCAAGTGAATTCATAACTGCCCATCCCTAGCATAACCAGCAGGCATCTACATTATTGATGATCTGAAAAACGGTTGGCACAAAGGGAGCAGATTCAGAGGAATTACTGACTACCTTTCAGCCGTTTCACATCCATACAGTTACAGGCTGAAGGAGCTTCAACACATCTTAGCTGTGTATTCATTGAACTCAGTAGTTAAAAGACATGAAAAATGTATCAGCTGTTTAATGTAGTGCATAGTCTGCAGATGTTATATTGGTCTGAGTGCAAAGTAAAACTCTTTGATGTTGATATATTTAACACGATGAATGAAGACGTATCCTTGCTGACAGACAAATATCGCCGCACTTTCCCAGATGGGCTAAGCTTTAAAGGTCCACTGTGTAACGTttgtagttgttcattatcaaaatctgtgttgcccgttcacaaacgtcctttttcatgaatatttaacacCACCAttaattccaagtattccttttggcttgaaattttacatttgtatttgcatgaactagggtagacgctccatattcatgctccatcttgaaatacgttagccggtaagggacatacaggacatactgctccgccattcgcgttttcgctgtcacatgataaactcacaggtgctattaatgctgctaatgggtatcatCGCTTCCTgtcccggcaagtttgaagaaggaaacatggaggaccacatgtattcaaaatccaaatttcaggaacaggagtcttcttcttcgcccagaaaaagaaaaaggattatTGAAAAGAACAAGAGACTGGCGTCATCAGACAAAagtgtgaaggctaccgtagctgtaatacgtactttgaactgcgtggagcgagagagttgattgcgatatatgatctcaacactagatgggagaaattcctacacattggacctttaatgatGCCACTTCCTGTTGATCCTCTTCCAGCAGAGACGTCAATGCCTGAAGACTTCTTATGTGACCCACCAGTGGACTCCAAGCGCTACGCTGTAGATCCTAGTGACTCTGCCTTCAATGTCATGACATCACAGTACCCACCGAAGCACTCTTACGGTTACCGTGGCAGCAGTTGCTCTAACCCAATGGGCTTGTGCAGACAAGCATCGAGCCCAGGAAGCTTCCAGGAAGTAAACAGGAATGGTGAGGCTGTGTTTTGCAATTTTGCTTTAGAAGTATATTTTGCTTTCGTTTACATCTTTTAAcataatttttattatttatgacataatatttcatgtctttattacatactatactacggctttttataactttttatgatatactatactatgacttttttttatgacatttttattacatactatactatgacttttttttatgacatttttacagaATACTATAATTATGAAATTTCTAAGGCATACTATGGCATTTTTTTGTGACAGTGCTGTGGAACTTATGTCTTGTCAGGTGACATATAGGACTGTcagtattttgtttatttatttatttttgcttaaTTGGATCCCCATTATGTTGAGCATTTGAGCATCTTCCCTCCACCTGTTCCCCTGTGTTACCTAGCATACAGTCCGATGCCAGACTCTGGAGAGTGCAAGCGTCCTGCTGGTAAGGACCCATCCAGCTGGGGTGTTGAGGAGGTtgtttggtttatcaaagatgcTGACCCCCAAGCCCTGGGTCCCCACGCTGATACATTCAGGAAGCATGTGAGTCCAGACCACTTTATATAGCAGCCCATGGCCATCGACTTATGCTGAAATACTAAATGTATTGGAATAGAGCATTATATCCTAACATACTGTGGGGTGTTAGGACAGGGAACCTCTTGCAAGAGGTAGGATATACTTGTATACTGTTGTATACAACTGTAGCTTTATTCACCCATCACCCAGTTCTCTGTGGTCCTGAATATAAATCAGCAGATGTTTAAACTAATATTTAATGTTACATAGCTTTTCTTCTCATAGCTACAAGGCTCCGGAACAGCCTGAGTGCTAGTCACACTGTCTCTGATTTGTTTCAGGAGATAGACGGAGATGCTCTGCTCTTGCTGAAAAGTGAGATGATGATGAAGTATCTGGGACTAAAGCTGGGACCTGCGCTCAAACTCTGTTACCACATCGACAGGCTTAAACAAAATCGATTGTGATttgcggaggaggaggagccaaACCCCTGATCACACTGCTGAGTCTCTCAACTGTTCTCAAACATCAGCAATACATCATGAACACTTTTGGATCCTGATTTTGTTGACAAATTGGACATGTTGACTGTACATATTAAGACTATTTGCAGCTGAAGCAATTATTTCATTTCCATCATTGTTTACCAGGTATCTGAATGGCTTGAGATTGTTAACAGTTCGGCTCAACAAAGATGGCAGCTACTGTATATTGAAAAGTGACCTGTCCACTCTTCAGTCTGCATCTGACTCTCAACAGCATGAATATGTGCAGATCTTAATCATGGACAGGGTGCCAACACCTCTGAAGACCTACAGACAGTGAACTTACTAAACTTGTATGGTGCTTTACCTCAATAtcatatttaaatttaaaagagTCTTTGGGTCAAGGCACAATGCTGCTGCAGTTTTAAAATAATggttttgttagttttgttgTAAACTGATGATAACGTTGACCCAGGTATCACTTCTCTTAGACACAAACTGTAACTAATAACCAATCTCTCAAACTCTTCAGCAAGTATTGAAatctttagattttttttagaaatattaaaacataaaatctgCGTATGAAACAAGTGATAGTATCTCACACTCAAGAAAAGTGAAAGAAACATGAAGATTTTTACCACaaaccacagcacagcacaatAGTGAAGCGAGGTGCATATAATCATGCAGCGCTCATAGCGACAGGAAGGAAAGGAGAcaaagacagttttttttttttttttttaccatgttcCCATGAATTGTGGTACACTGGAGAAAGCAACATGTAGCAAACTCATACAGTACAACTTGGTGCTCACTAAAACCGTTACTGTCACTACAACGCTTAACAACTGAATCACTCTCCTACACTTCCTTACTATCTTCAGATAGTGTGACCTCCAGATAACACAGATATGACATTCATCTCATGCAATACCTCTTCAGTCATTTTGAATATAAATTCCTCTGTTTTGTTGTGTCAAATGATAAAGCAGTATTTCATtttcacactgtaaaaaagtaTTACTATTAAGTAAACTGCCTTGAGcattaataataacatttttGCCACCATATACAGTTTTGTCATATGAAACTTGTATACACATTAATGATCAGTCGCGTGCAGTATATGACAGACTTGTACAACTTGTGGTTTATTACAATGCTTTCTTTCTTACTGTACAGTACTTGTTACTCACTTTAATCTTTTGTGTTCTATGTGTTTTGCTTAAATTTGTTAACGTCAGTGTGCCACAGCATGTATGTCTATGTATGAATTATGTATTTCATGACTGTCTTGAGCCCGAGGGAGCGACAGTATGGGCTGCATCTacctttcatattttattttccaatgtACAATGTACTTTTCCAACCTGATAACTTGATGTCAGTGAGTTGCAGGAAATGAGACAATTGTGTTGCACATGAGCTGTTTACCCAAATTAGAATTTTCCAAATGTTTTCCACAAATTAATTTTGACTCCCTAATGACcttacttttcttttctatacaatgttttttaaaccatACTTTTTTCCAGAGAAAATAAACCTTCTTGTTCAATGAAGTctgacttattattattattataattattataattattataattattataattattattattattggtagTAGTATAATCTATGTGTTTCACTgtcaaaatatataaatcaattcatgttatttattttgactatagactgtaaaaataagatTTTAACACTGGACAAGAACTATTAAATTGAGAGGGCTTCCGGACCTTTATTTTTGAAGAGTGCGAGATTAACGTCGCTGTTGTATCGCGTGAGTAGTAAGCGATTCACTTCCTGTATGAGAGTGTGTTGATTTTCATGCGACTTACACAAATGTGTGCATCTGTCAGCCAGAGGTGAACATGGCTGAAGTCTCGGAGAGGACGCTACAAATCGCCGTCGTGGTTACTTTTGCTGCCGGCTTTGTAGCGGGGTGGCAGGCTAACAGAATGAGGAGAAGGTTTCTGGACTGGAGGAAGAAACGGCTGCAAGATAAACTGTCAGAAACTCAGAAGAAGCTGGATGTGGCTTGAATGGTAACGTGGAATGTGTCTTGCTACATTGTTGTCATACTTAACGTTAGGCCTGCGATTAGCTATTTGACTAGTCTGCCTCTAAATTGGCAGGGAAACTAACATAACATTAGTTATTGGTCAGAAAATCGTCATCTGAACGTAGATTTCGACCAagcttaaagtgactatatgtgacttttaaatgtatctgaaactgtgtatttttcatctgatgatcacaaatgacctgtaacaggaaacgagactaacagtgaaaagaacgcagtttttttatatagtttttatcaggggcgtagcacaaaattctgggccctgtagaaaggcattttctatgggcccctccccgcatccacagctagtATATCTAGCatatttttgggccctcctcacatgagggccctgggtactcagtcccattTTAACTCCCCAGTCCGATGcccctgtttttttattaatacctttgcccgggtccgattttcacaaaatgatttgaagcaggtagacggcgctacagagcacacaatCTGATGACTCACAGAATTCAGCATAGCACCTGAAAAGCCTGTTATTGAGTatgcaggtaaaaggtagcagtagatttcttttatataggcttAATGTTTCTTCTGCATACCGAGAGCCAATTATGTAAGACAACCTGTTGCCTAATGTAGTCTAATTATTGTCTTAGTCATGAAgggttaaagctacattgtgtaagaatttctcccatctagcggtgaaattgtatatgacaatcaactgaatattactttttagcccttcctcctacggtggccgaacccgaaattagctctctccatcgtttacacgcacctgttctagccactccaatattaactttggtcttgttgctttgcctgtcgcgttgtcgttttaattctctttttcgcttccctggcgagtgaTCTCCCCCTTGCgttcgtcacggtgccaataggtgtaagaCGGCGAAatgtggaggtatgtccctctttggctaatgtattttaaagatggaggcgctacatggcggccgtcattcgagtgagtcgctcgtatgtattctgaatgtcagattctactcttaggagaatactttgattagttggtggaagtaattacacatgaatgagtacatatttgtgaaagaacaaaggggattttgctaagaatcaagtCAAAAAATTACACGATGTAGGTTTAAAAAGTTGTGATCATGGTGCTTTAGCTCTCAACATATACGTACATCCATGCTCTCAACACTTGCATTGTGTTTTAATTCTACCAGTATTTACTCCTGTCATTATTTCCATGGTGAACAGTGTCTAATCATTATTATATTCTTCATTTGCCAGGTCTGGGGTTGTCTGGTCTTCTCTGTAAAGCTGCTGGATCCTAGATGTGCTACACGTCTGTCACTGTGGAGAAGAGACCTCAAAATGACCTACCTGTGTTCTGCACTACCAACATTTTCGTATCACACCTTTTTAAATCAAGACTGGACTTGACATAATAGTATGGTCTATGGAAATACAATAATTACCTACAAACAGCAGCTTCCTTTCTCCCCTCAGAcactagtctggcattgccagacataTCTCCACAGCCCGGTGTCAGCCCTTGAGTATTGTCTGGCTACGctgcttatctattctgggatagtggggggaaaaaacgctctggcttgttattttttcttcaaaccaatcaacTATCCTAACTAAGCCCCTGATGCACCGACCGCAAAATAGATAGAAGAGGTGGTGGGGGCTTCaccccagcaatgtacatccggTGAGCCAGACTATTCAAGAAACTAACAGGGAAGAAATTTGGGATCTGGTTTTAGTGGTTTTCCTTTCCAGCATGTCTCAGTTTCTATCTGTTTCATATCTGGTCAAATAAATGattgtgtttttcatgtttctCTAActatgttgttgtttatttggaaAGCTGGTATTCCACATTGAGGTTACAGCTTTCAGGGATAAGGGTTCTCATTTGTTGGCTTTTGTCACCGTTGCATTTTCCTAAAACATACTGCCACGTCATCATCGTAATTGACACACATTTGAGGTGACTCAACGGTGACATGGCCAAAAGAGCTTTTAATGTATAAAATCGTTTAAATAAAAGTCATTTCCAGAACTCGTAGTGGTGGTAGTTAAATTACTGAAATATCTTGACACTTGGCCTCAAACAAGTCAGCaccttgcattttttttctccccccaaccaagggcgtcggactggggagaaaaaggggactgagtaaccagggccctcatgtgaggagggcccaaaaagatgctagaaggaatagctgtggatgtggggacGGGcacatagaaaatgcctttctacagggcccatcattttgtgctacgcccctgtcCGCAACATTAGTGTATGAATAATAAATGCAGTCTatttatccccccccccccaaaaaaaaaaaatcttgcaaTTAGTCTTGGTTACATTTGAGTGTGCCAATTAAATTGAGGTATTAATATTGAAAGGTCAATTTAATAACGTCAGACTTGAGTTTTGCTCTGAGTTGTGGCGCCACCTGCTGGATGAAAGCGAGAGTCACAACTTAGACAAGCGGTGTAGAtggcaaaaattacacatggcacaggatttgtattatttttgtgatttaaaaaaaagaacgttTATACACATTACCTGTTATGTCTGTAAATTGAGAATGTTCAAaggtgaaaagctgcagtacat
The Sander vitreus isolate 19-12246 chromosome 18, sanVit1, whole genome shotgun sequence genome window above contains:
- the scml4 gene encoding sex comb on midleg-like protein 4 isoform X1 translates to MSLSLSGLMSTLSTGSEMQTPALCPQFIAGPQGKVPGRKRGRPPIRKLEFQSHYVEPLSPLKVPKKRGRKPGFKLKPRMVMSPLANSPPSSTPEPEMGSIPQDAAIVPHSATPQVLTAETSMPEDFLCDPPVDSKRYAVDPSDSAFNVMTSQYPPKHSYGYRGSSCSNPMGLCRQASSPGSFQEVNRNAYSPMPDSGECKRPAGKDPSSWGVEEVVWFIKDADPQALGPHADTFRKHEIDGDALLLLKSEMMMKYLGLKLGPALKLCYHIDRLKQNRL
- the scml4 gene encoding sex comb on midleg-like protein 4 isoform X3, with the protein product MSTLSTGSEMQTPALCPQFIAGPQGKVPGRKRGRPPIRKLEFQSHYVEPLSPLKVPKKRGRKPGFKLKPRMVMSPLANSPPSSTPEPEMGSIPQDAAIVPHSATPQVLTAETSMPEDFLCDPPVDSKRYAVDPSDSAFNVMTSQYPPKHSYGYRGSSCSNPMGLCRQASSPGSFQEVNRNAYSPMPDSGECKRPAGKDPSSWGVEEVVWFIKDADPQALGPHADTFRKHEIDGDALLLLKSEMMMKYLGLKLGPALKLCYHIDRLKQNRL
- the scml4 gene encoding sex comb on midleg-like protein 4 isoform X2 is translated as MSLSLSGLMSTLSTGSEMQTPALCPQFIAGPQGKVPGRKRGRPPIRKLEFQSHYVEPLSPLKVPKKRGRKPGFKLKPRMVMSPLANSPPSSTPEPEMGSIPQDAAIVPHSATPQVLTETSMPEDFLCDPPVDSKRYAVDPSDSAFNVMTSQYPPKHSYGYRGSSCSNPMGLCRQASSPGSFQEVNRNAYSPMPDSGECKRPAGKDPSSWGVEEVVWFIKDADPQALGPHADTFRKHEIDGDALLLLKSEMMMKYLGLKLGPALKLCYHIDRLKQNRL
- the lnc.lemp gene encoding mitoregulin, giving the protein MAEVSERTLQIAVVVTFAAGFVAGWQANRMRRRFLDWRKKRLQDKLSETQKKLDVA